The DNA region GCATCGCTTTTCAGATGATCGACGACATCCTCGACGTCGTCGGGCACGTGGAGCTTCTGGGAAAACCCACCGGCATGGATCTGCTGGACGGCAACCCCGCACTGCCGATCATCCTCGCCCTCCGCGGCGGACAGGACTCCGTCCGCGCGGCTTTCGAAAGCCCGCACCCGACGGTAAGTCAGATCGCGGACGCTCTCGAAAACATCCGGGCCAGCTCCGCGATCGAGCAGGCGAGATCGATGTCCCGCAAGTACGCCGAAGAGGCGTTGAAATCGGTGCGGAAGTTTCCGCCGTCGCTCTATCGCAACGGCCTGAAGAGGCTCGTGCAGCTGATGATCGAGCGCGATTTCTGATGTCCCTTCCGGGATAGCCTGGTCTTCGGATCCTCGCGCAACCATGCCTGCCCCCGGTGACGTTCGCGACCCCGCCGTCCGGACCATGTTCGACCGGATCGCGGATCGCTACGATCTGCTGAACCGGATCATCAGCATGCGTCTGGACAAGCGCTGGCGCCGGCATGCGGTCGCCGCGCTGATCCGATGCGGCCGGGAGCGCCTGCTCGATGTCGGGGCGGGCACCGGAGATCTGAGCTTCGCCGCCGCCGACCGGCTTGGCAGCGAGGGTTGCGTTGTGGCGCTCGACTTTTCGGCACGGATGCTGGAGCGCGCTCGGGCGAAGCTACCGAGGGCCGCAAGCCGGAAGAAAGTCCGCCTGGTTCAGGCCAGCGGCCTGGCACTCCCGTTTCGCGGCGGGGTATTCGACGGGGTCATGTCGGCTTTCGTCCTCAGAAACGTTTCCGACCTCGGGCTGTTTTTCGCTGAGGCTTTCCGTGTGCTTAAACCCGGCGGGGCGCTCGTGTCTGTGGACATGTTTCCGCCGGACAACGCTCTCTTCACGGGCCTTTACGGAGTCTATTTTCACCGGTTAATGCCGAGAATCGCTGCGCTGATCAGCGCGGACGCAGGGGCCTACCGGT from Candidatus Zixiibacteriota bacterium includes:
- a CDS encoding ubiquinone/menaquinone biosynthesis methyltransferase; the protein is MPAPGDVRDPAVRTMFDRIADRYDLLNRIISMRLDKRWRRHAVAALIRCGRERLLDVGAGTGDLSFAAADRLGSEGCVVALDFSARMLERARAKLPRAASRKKVRLVQASGLALPFRGGVFDGVMSAFVLRNVSDLGLFFAEAFRVLKPGGALVSVDMFPPDNALFTGLYGVYFHRLMPRIAALISADAGAYRYLSESVKRFDPPEAVSRRMIESGFESVSLKKFLCGAVCLHAARKPSAP